Within bacterium, the genomic segment GTATCCGCTGGGAGGGATGAGGCTGATCGACCGGGACATCGTCGAGGAATCCAACCTTGCGCATCAGATTTTGTTTACAGCCGAAGACGCCGGGGGGGGGGCGACCAAGTGCGAGGCCGCGGCGGCGTACGCGCGGCGGATCAATCCGGAAATTAATTGCGAGGCCGTATTCGCCGATCTGCGCGTGCGCAACGCGGATACGATTCTGAGCGGCGCTGATATCGTAATCGACGGACTCGACAACTGGCGGACCAGATTTCTAATCAACGACTGGTGCATGAAAAACCGCGTGCCGTACGTGTACGGCGGCGTGGTGGAAGACGAGGCGACGGCGAAGGCGGTAGTGCCGGGAAAAACGAGCTGCCTTCGGTGCCTTTTGCCCGAGCCGCCGGAGCCCGGGACGACGCGCACGTGCGACGTTTACGGCGTACATCTGCCGGTGATTTCAGTCGCCGCTGGCGTGATGGTGGATATCGCGGTGCGGATATTTGCGGGACAGGCGCCGGAGGGCATCGGCGATGCTGCGACCATAAAGCTTGTCGGCGGTGCGCAGGAAATGCGGTCGATTTCCGGATCGCGCGCGATGCGGCCCGGATGCCCCGCATGCGGCGGCAGGTACGAATTTTTCGATCCGGCAAACGAGGAACGCGCGGGCGCGGTGTGCGGCGCGAACGCGATTGCAACCACGCTGGATTACGAAATCGATCTGGCTAAGCTCGCTGCCGCGCTGCCCGCGGAATTCGAAGTGTCGCATAGCAAATACTTCGTGCGCGCGAAATCGAGGGGGGGGATAGTTTTTACCGCATATGCGCACGGCAGGATAATGGCCGATGGCACTCGCGACGAATCCGTTCTGCGCGGATTCATCAGCCGGTATCTCGGCGGCTAGCTTATCTTAGCGCCCGGCGCCATCGGCCGGTCGACGGTGAGCACGGAAAGGTTTCCGCTTCCGTCCTGCGCGGCGAGGAGCATCCCGCGCGAAACGATTCCGCGCAGCTTTCGCGGCTGGAGGTTCGCGACGATAACTATCGTCTTTCCGGCGAGGTCCTCCGGCTTGTACCATTCGGCGATTCCCGCTGCGATTGTGCGGCCTTCCGGCGTGCCGTCGTCCAGCTCGACTTTCAGCAACTTGTCCGCGCCTTCGACCTTCGCGCAGGACTTGACTAGCGCAGTGATCAACTGCACCTTCGCGAAATCCTCGTACGCGAGGACGGCTATTCCCTCCGCGGGAGTATCCATTTTTTTCTCCTCTTTCTTCCGGGCGGAATTTTCGGGCAATGCCGTGTCCGCCTTCGAGTTTCCCCCCTCGTTTCGCGGCGGCTCGACGCGGGGGAATACGGGCGTGCTTTCGGGAAGCGACGAGCCAAGGGGATATGGCATCCGCACCTCGTCCCACGAAAATTCCGACAGCTTTCCGGAAAGCCCTATCGCTTCCCACAGCTTCTGCGCCGCGCCTGGGATGACCGGTGAAACGAGGAACAGCGCAGTTTTCATCACGTTGAACAAGACCGCGAACGCTGCCGCGATTTCGCCGCGGCGCTCCGGATGTTTCTTGAGCCGCCAGGGTTCCTTTTCGTCAATGTAGCGGTTTGTATTGCGGATGAGTTCCCAGATGGATTTCAGCGCGTCGGACAGCCGCAGCTCCCGGTACGCGGCCTCCGCTTCCGCGACGACGCGGTCGCGTTCGCTCAATAGCGAGGCGCCGGAGGCATCCGGCCCCCCCCCGTCATCCGGTACCTTTCCGCCGAAAAGCTGGTGCGCGAGGCTCACCATTCTGTGGACGAGGTTGCCCAGATCGTTGCCCAGATCGAAGTTGTATCGGTCCACCAAAAGATCAAGCGAGAAATTCCCGTCGAGGCCGAGCGGGACTTCGCGCGCGAAGAAATACCGCAGGCCGTCCGCGCCCACGAGGTCGCACGCTTCCTGCGGCGAGACCACGTTGCCAAGCGACTTGGACATCTTGTCGCCGCCGAAATTCCAGTATCCATGCACAACCATTTTTTTCACGGGCGGCAGGCCGAACGAAAGCAGCATTGCCGGAAATATCACCGCGTGGAACCAAGGGATGTCCTTGGCCATTATGTTCAAATCGCAAGGCCAGAAGTTCGCCTCCCCCTGCCCCGGGATATCGCCCTTGCCGAGCGTCCAAAGCTCCTCCGGCGGAAGATCAAGCCCCCCCCGCGCAAGGTAGCCGTCTATGTCGAATCCGCTGCCGGTCAGATACGTCAAAAGCGCGTCGACCCAGACGTAAAACACATGCCCGGAGTCCCACGGGAGCGGCACGCCCCACGACGTGCTCGTACGGCTGATGCACAGGTCCTTAAGCCCGTCCTTGATGCGGTTGAGCATTTCGGTGCGCCGGAAATCGGGGACGACGAATTCCGGATTCTCCTCGAAAAACCGCAGCAAAATGTCCTGGTATTTCGAGAGCCGGAAGTAGTACGACTCTTCGGTGAGATACTTCAGCCGCGGCTCGTTTTCCGGGTGCTCCGGCACCTCGTCGTCGTTCAGGAACCGGTTGTCCGTCGTGTGGTACCAGCCGGCGTACTCGCCCTTGTAAATATCGCCTTTTTCGTAAATTCGCCCGAAGAATTTCTGCACTACGTTGACGTGCTTCGGGTCGCTCGTGCGCTCGAAGCGGTAGTTTTCGATCTCGACCAGCCGCCACGCCTCGTGGAACGACGGGATTATCCGGTCGCAGAACGCCCGCGGGTCGATCCCCTCCGCCGCGGCGAGGTCGGCGATGCCCTGGCTGTGCTCGTCGCTGCCGGTCACCATCAGCGTGTCTCTGCCGCTCATGCGCATGAACCGCGCCACGATGTCGGCGATCACCGTCGTGTAGGTGGTGCCGAGGTGCGGCTTGGCGTTCACGTAATAAATCGGCGTGGTCAGGTAGAACTTATCCATCGCTTCCTCTGCGCGCGCCGGAGAGCGTCCGGAATTTGCGCGAGCGGGGATTATAGCGCAGCGCGTTAATGAAACCGCTATTGATGACGCGATTTCCGGCCTGAAATCCTATACAGTCGCAAGTGTCATGCATGATAGGCAATAGCTATTCGCGCGCTTATAATCCCCACGGTTCGGAGGAAAAAATGAAGGTACCTTTGCTGGATCTGGGCGCGCAGTACCGCGCCATCAAGCCGGAGATCGACGCCGCGCTTCTTGGCGCGTGCGAGAAAACGCAGTTCATTCTCGGCCCGGCGGTCGCGGACTTCGAGGCGCGGTTCGCGGAATACTGCGGGGTCGCGGCGTGCGCCGCGGTCAACAGCGGGACGAACGCTCTGTTCCTGCCGCTGCACTTCCTGGGAATCGGGCCGGGAGACGAGGTGATATGCCCGTCGTGGACGTTCGTCGCGACGGCCGAGGCGATAATGTACACGGGCGCGACTCCGGTGCTCGTCGATTGCGATCCGGTCACGTTCAACATAACGGCGGATGCGGTGGAAGCGGCGATAACGGAGCGGACGAAAGCGATAATGCCGGTGCACCTGTACGGGCGGCCGTGCGACATCGAGGGGATATGCAGGGTAGCGGCGGCGCGGGGGATTCCGGTCATCGAAGACGCGGCGCAGGCGCACGGCGCGGCGGTCGGCGGGAAGCGCGTCGGGAGCTTCGGCCGGTTCGGCGCGTTCAGCTTTTACCCGTCGAAAAACCTCGGCGCGTTCGGCGAGGGCGGCGCGGTCGTGAGCGACGACGCGGACGCGATCGCGCGGATCAAACGGCTGCGCGCGCACGGCGAAATCGAGCGTTATATCCACGGGGAGCTTGGGTTCAACATGCGCCTTGAAGGATTCCAGGGCGCGGTGCTGGGCGTGAAGCTTGCGTATTTGGAGAGATGGAACGAGGAGCGCAGGCGCGTCGGCGGGGCGTACCGCAAGGCGCTTTCGGGAACGCCGGTCACGATGATGGCGGACGACGCGCCGGGGATGCGCCAGGTGTACCACCTGATGGTGGTTCGCGCTCCAAAGCGAAACGAATTAAGGGCGTTCCTTGAGTCGAAGGGAATCGGGACGGCGATTCACTACCTTCTGCCGGTGCACAAGCAGCCGCTGTGGCTCGAAAAGTACGGCGATAATTTGTCGCTGCCTGTGTCGGAAACTTTGGCGGATGAAATTCTCAGCCTGCCGATGTATCCGGAGATGGCGGACGAACAAATCGAGTATGTTTGCGCGGCGGTGAAGGAGTTTTATTCCGGCTGATCGGGCGGGGAATCCCCCGGTTCAACCGGCTCGGTCGCATCCGGCGCGGCCTGTGCGGACGCATCGGATTCAGATTCATCCGCCGCCTCCGTTTCCGACGCGCTTCCCGAAGGATCGGCTGCCGCCGGTTCGCCGAAACAGACCAGCCTTCCGTCTTCGAGCGGTACGAGAATGCGGCGGCCCGGCGCGATCACCGGCTGTGCTCCGCTTTCGACCGCTCCGTCGCCCAGCGGAATCTCGTCGAGCAGCTCCAGCTCCTTGTAAACGTACAGCTTTCCGCCCGCCGCGACATAAACTCGGCCTTCGGAATCGAATGCAGGCGGCGCGCCGAAGGAAAGCCCTGCTTCGGCGGATTTGGCGTACTCCTTCGTCATCCGCATCGTTCCTTCCGCCTTCATCCAGGTGATCAGGTAAGAAGCCTCGCTCAGCTTGTCAGGCCGCGTCACCCAAGGAACCGCGTATTCGATAACTGTCTCCGCGTCGTTCTTTTCGGCATCGGATTTCGCCGATTGTCTATTCACCACGGCCGCAGGCCAGAAAAGCCCCGCAACAGCGGAATCGTTTTCTTTTCGCAATTTCCTTTCCTGCTCGACCGCGTCCGAAAAGACCGGGGATGACCATCTCAATCTTCCCGACAAGTCCAATTCGAAAAGCGTCCCCTCCACGGATGCAACCGTGACGCGATCTCCTTGTATCGCCGGAGCCGCGATGTTCGGACTTCCCGTCGCCCACTTCCACGCCAGTTTGCCGCCGGGGCCGAATTTGTACAAATACTCGCCGCTGGAGCAGATATACGCGAATCCATCGTCGTCGAAGCTGGCCGGAGACGCAGCGGATCCCTCGATTTTGGCGGCG encodes:
- a CDS encoding HesA/MoeB/ThiF family protein, giving the protein MARYAGIGSDGLRNMHGKTAAVVGCGGLGSALITLLARYPLGGMRLIDRDIVEESNLAHQILFTAEDAGGGATKCEAAAAYARRINPEINCEAVFADLRVRNADTILSGADIVIDGLDNWRTRFLINDWCMKNRVPYVYGGVVEDEATAKAVVPGKTSCLRCLLPEPPEPGTTRTCDVYGVHLPVISVAAGVMVDIAVRIFAGQAPEGIGDAATIKLVGGAQEMRSISGSRAMRPGCPACGGRYEFFDPANEERAGAVCGANAIATTLDYEIDLAKLAAALPAEFEVSHSKYFVRAKSRGGIVFTAYAHGRIMADGTRDESVLRGFISRYLGG
- the metG gene encoding methionine--tRNA ligase produces the protein MDKFYLTTPIYYVNAKPHLGTTYTTVIADIVARFMRMSGRDTLMVTGSDEHSQGIADLAAAEGIDPRAFCDRIIPSFHEAWRLVEIENYRFERTSDPKHVNVVQKFFGRIYEKGDIYKGEYAGWYHTTDNRFLNDDEVPEHPENEPRLKYLTEESYYFRLSKYQDILLRFFEENPEFVVPDFRRTEMLNRIKDGLKDLCISRTSTSWGVPLPWDSGHVFYVWVDALLTYLTGSGFDIDGYLARGGLDLPPEELWTLGKGDIPGQGEANFWPCDLNIMAKDIPWFHAVIFPAMLLSFGLPPVKKMVVHGYWNFGGDKMSKSLGNVVSPQEACDLVGADGLRYFFAREVPLGLDGNFSLDLLVDRYNFDLGNDLGNLVHRMVSLAHQLFGGKVPDDGGGPDASGASLLSERDRVVAEAEAAYRELRLSDALKSIWELIRNTNRYIDEKEPWRLKKHPERRGEIAAAFAVLFNVMKTALFLVSPVIPGAAQKLWEAIGLSGKLSEFSWDEVRMPYPLGSSLPESTPVFPRVEPPRNEGGNSKADTALPENSARKKEEKKMDTPAEGIAVLAYEDFAKVQLITALVKSCAKVEGADKLLKVELDDGTPEGRTIAAGIAEWYKPEDLAGKTIVIVANLQPRKLRGIVSRGMLLAAQDGSGNLSVLTVDRPMAPGAKIS
- a CDS encoding DegT/DnrJ/EryC1/StrS family aminotransferase, giving the protein MKVPLLDLGAQYRAIKPEIDAALLGACEKTQFILGPAVADFEARFAEYCGVAACAAVNSGTNALFLPLHFLGIGPGDEVICPSWTFVATAEAIMYTGATPVLVDCDPVTFNITADAVEAAITERTKAIMPVHLYGRPCDIEGICRVAAARGIPVIEDAAQAHGAAVGGKRVGSFGRFGAFSFYPSKNLGAFGEGGAVVSDDADAIARIKRLRAHGEIERYIHGELGFNMRLEGFQGAVLGVKLAYLERWNEERRRVGGAYRKALSGTPVTMMADDAPGMRQVYHLMVVRAPKRNELRAFLESKGIGTAIHYLLPVHKQPLWLEKYGDNLSLPVSETLADEILSLPMYPEMADEQIEYVCAAVKEFYSG
- a CDS encoding PQQ-binding-like beta-propeller repeat protein; amino-acid sequence: MDKKIVHLLWNVAFSVLALLFSAGCPEGEDVASLPQVKDVRTVKIALPVGAVWPRAGGNPMSFGAATIPGPSKLARLWDAALGDAPALSPVLDSQGRIYACALGKPLVALGPDGASLWKLQADGELQTAVDGLRASPALAADQIWFVSDRGLAAVGFDGRELFRIPGSDISPEPLTNLAVHPNGGLVVTSLDGTVVFFDANCQPTGAAKIEGSAASPASFDDDGFAYICSSGEYLYKFGPGGKLAWKWATGSPNIAAPAIQGDRVTVASVEGTLFELDLSGRLRWSSPVFSDAVEQERKLRKENDSAVAGLFWPAAVVNRQSAKSDAEKNDAETVIEYAVPWVTRPDKLSEASYLITWMKAEGTMRMTKEYAKSAEAGLSFGAPPAFDSEGRVYVAAGGKLYVYKELELLDEIPLGDGAVESGAQPVIAPGRRILVPLEDGRLVCFGEPAAADPSGSASETEAADESESDASAQAAPDATEPVEPGDSPPDQPE